From the genome of Campylobacter concisus, one region includes:
- the sppA gene encoding signal peptide peptidase SppA — translation MQILRIIFRGILGIFKFINNYFKALIFLLILFFVFAPDGKMKEPNLARIDITGTIMDTSEILDALEKARLDNNIKGVLLYIDSPGGALSPSVELAMAVKRLKESKKVLAYAAGNMASGSYYAGVNAGTIIANPGAFIGSIGVIMQGANIENLAKNLGVGEQVVKAGEFKEAGTFMRSWSKQERESLQGLVNDAYMLFVSDVAEARNLDIKKKDEWANARVFLAHNALKMGLIDSLGSYIDAQNELAKMSLVDEPIWQEKPQIEKIMEKFTKQGINSLFNAFFETKLR, via the coding sequence TTGCAAATTTTAAGGATTATTTTTAGAGGAATTTTGGGAATTTTTAAATTTATCAACAACTACTTTAAGGCGCTCATATTTTTACTGATCTTATTTTTCGTATTTGCGCCAGATGGTAAGATGAAAGAGCCAAATTTAGCCCGCATCGACATCACAGGCACGATAATGGACACAAGCGAAATTTTAGATGCGCTCGAAAAAGCAAGGCTGGATAACAACATCAAAGGCGTGCTGCTCTACATCGACAGCCCAGGCGGTGCGCTAAGTCCAAGCGTGGAGCTAGCTATGGCGGTTAAGCGACTAAAAGAGAGTAAAAAAGTACTCGCATACGCAGCTGGCAATATGGCAAGCGGCAGCTACTACGCTGGCGTAAATGCTGGTACTATCATTGCAAACCCAGGTGCTTTCATAGGCTCCATTGGCGTCATCATGCAAGGGGCAAACATCGAAAATTTGGCCAAAAATTTAGGCGTGGGTGAGCAAGTGGTGAAGGCTGGCGAGTTTAAAGAGGCTGGCACATTTATGAGGAGCTGGAGCAAGCAAGAACGTGAGAGCTTGCAAGGGCTCGTAAATGATGCTTATATGCTCTTTGTAAGCGACGTGGCAGAGGCTAGAAATTTAGATATCAAGAAAAAAGACGAGTGGGCAAATGCAAGGGTCTTTTTAGCTCACAACGCCCTAAAAATGGGGCTAATTGATAGCCTTGGTAGCTACATAGACGCTCAAAATGAGCTAGCTAAAATGAGCCTCGTAGATGAGCCAATTTGGCAAGAAAAACCGCAGATCGAAAAGATAATGGAGAAATTTACAAAGCAAGGCATAAACTCGCTTTTTAATGCATTTTTTGAGACAAAGCTTAGATAA